In the genome of Pseudomonas sp. HS6, one region contains:
- a CDS encoding MFS transporter, which translates to MAISNVQTAAASASAPPQSSPLVMRIIGAVALAHLINDLIQSVLPSIYPMLKANYGLSFTQVGLITLTFQLTASLLQPWVGYHTDRHPKPWLLPAGSVCTLIGIVMMSMVGSFPLILLAAALIGIGSSTFHPEASRIARLASGGRFGLAQSTFQVGGNAGSAFGPLLAAAIIIPFGQGNVAWFGLFAVFALFVLYRISRWYAHHLNLFKLKAGQAATHGLSKGRVTSALIVLGLLVFSKYFYMASLTSYFTFYLIEKFDLSVASSQLHLFLFLGAVAAGTFFGGPIGDKIGRKAVIWFSILGVAPFTLLMPHVDLFWTTVLSVVIGFILASAFSAIVVYAQELVPGNVGMIAGVFFGLMFGFGGIGAALLGHLADVHGIEYVYFLCSFLPLFGVLAIFLPRTKKT; encoded by the coding sequence ATGGCTATCAGCAACGTTCAGACCGCCGCTGCGTCGGCGTCCGCTCCTCCCCAAAGCAGTCCCCTGGTGATGCGCATCATCGGCGCGGTGGCGCTGGCGCATTTGATCAACGACCTCATCCAGTCGGTGCTACCGTCGATCTATCCGATGCTCAAGGCCAACTACGGCTTGAGCTTCACCCAGGTCGGCCTGATCACCCTGACGTTCCAATTGACCGCTTCGCTGTTGCAGCCGTGGGTCGGTTACCACACTGACCGGCACCCGAAACCGTGGCTGTTGCCGGCCGGCTCCGTGTGCACGCTGATCGGTATTGTGATGATGTCGATGGTCGGCAGTTTCCCGCTGATTCTGCTGGCGGCAGCCCTGATTGGCATCGGCTCCTCGACCTTCCACCCTGAAGCTTCTCGTATCGCGCGGCTGGCGTCGGGCGGGCGTTTCGGTCTGGCGCAATCGACCTTCCAGGTCGGTGGCAACGCCGGCTCGGCATTCGGCCCTTTGCTGGCGGCGGCCATCATCATTCCGTTCGGGCAGGGCAACGTGGCCTGGTTTGGGCTGTTCGCGGTGTTTGCGCTGTTCGTGCTGTACCGCATCAGCCGCTGGTACGCCCATCACCTGAACTTGTTCAAGCTCAAGGCGGGCCAAGCCGCCACTCACGGACTTTCGAAGGGCAGGGTGACCAGCGCGTTGATCGTGCTCGGGTTACTGGTGTTCTCCAAGTATTTCTACATGGCCAGCCTGACCAGTTACTTCACCTTCTACCTGATCGAGAAGTTCGATCTGTCGGTCGCCAGTTCCCAGCTGCACTTGTTCCTGTTCCTCGGCGCGGTGGCGGCGGGCACGTTCTTTGGCGGGCCGATCGGCGACAAGATCGGGCGTAAGGCGGTGATCTGGTTCTCGATCCTCGGCGTTGCGCCATTCACGCTGCTCATGCCGCATGTCGACCTGTTCTGGACCACTGTCCTGAGCGTGGTGATCGGCTTCATCCTCGCTTCGGCGTTCTCGGCGATTGTGGTGTACGCGCAGGAACTGGTGCCGGGCAATGTCGGGATGATTGCCGGGGTGTTCTTCGGTCTGATGTTCGGATTTGGCGGGATTGGTGCGGCGTTGCTCGGGCATCTGGCAGACGTGCATGGCATCGAGTACGTGTATTTCCTGTGCTCGTTCCTGCCGTTGTTTGGTGTGCTGGCGATCTTCCTGCCAAGAACCAAAAAGACCTGA
- the pth gene encoding aminoacyl-tRNA hydrolase — protein sequence MTAIKLIVGLGNPGAEYEQTRHNAGALFVERIAHAQNVNLVADRKYFGLTGRFSHQGQDVRLLIPTTYMNRSGQAVAALAGFFRIKPEEILVAHDELDLPPGVAKLKVGGGHGGHNGLRDIIAQLGNQNTFHRLRLGIGHPGVASMVSNFVLGRAPRAEQEKLDASIDFALGVLPDILAGEWNRAMKNLHSQKA from the coding sequence GTGACTGCCATCAAACTGATCGTTGGCCTGGGAAATCCAGGCGCTGAATACGAACAGACCCGGCATAACGCAGGGGCCCTTTTTGTTGAGCGCATCGCCCACGCACAGAATGTGAATCTCGTGGCCGATCGCAAGTATTTCGGCCTGACCGGGCGCTTTTCGCATCAGGGTCAGGATGTTCGTCTGCTGATTCCCACCACCTACATGAACCGCAGCGGCCAGGCCGTGGCGGCACTCGCCGGTTTCTTCCGCATCAAGCCTGAAGAAATCCTGGTGGCGCACGACGAACTCGATCTGCCTCCGGGCGTCGCCAAACTCAAAGTTGGCGGCGGCCATGGCGGTCACAACGGATTGCGCGACATCATTGCGCAATTGGGCAATCAGAATACGTTCCACCGCCTGCGGCTTGGCATCGGCCACCCGGGCGTCGCCAGTATGGTTTCAAATTTCGTCCTGGGTCGTGCGCCACGCGCCGAACAGGAAAAACTCGATGCCAGCATCGACTTTGCCCTCGGCGTGCTGCCGGATATCCTCGCCGGTGAATGGAACCGTGCGATGAAAAACCTGCACAGCCAGAAGGCCTGA
- a CDS encoding ribose-phosphate pyrophosphokinase — protein sequence MSKMMVFTGNANPDLARRVVRQLHIPLGDISVGKFSDGEITAEINENVRGKDVFIIQPTCAPTNDNLMELVVMADAFRRSSATRITAVIPYFGYARQDRRPRSARVAISAKVVADMLTVVGIDRVLTVDLHADQIQGFFDIPVDNIYGSPVLVDDIEDQRFENLMIVSPDIGGVVRARAVAKSLGVDLGIIDKRREKANHSEVMHIIGDVEGRTCILVDDMVDTAGTLCHAAKALKEHGAAKVFAYCTHPVLSGRAIENIENSVLDELVVTNTIPLSAAAQACARIRQLDIAPVVAEAVRRISNEESISAMFR from the coding sequence GTGTCCAAGATGATGGTCTTTACGGGGAACGCTAACCCCGATCTGGCTCGGCGTGTCGTACGTCAGCTGCATATCCCTCTCGGTGACATCTCTGTCGGTAAATTTTCCGACGGCGAAATTACAGCCGAGATCAATGAAAACGTTCGCGGTAAAGACGTTTTCATTATTCAGCCGACTTGCGCTCCGACCAACGATAACCTGATGGAACTGGTAGTGATGGCTGATGCCTTCCGCCGCTCCTCGGCTACTCGTATCACTGCTGTTATTCCTTATTTTGGTTATGCCCGTCAGGATCGCCGTCCGCGTTCCGCACGTGTGGCTATCAGCGCGAAAGTCGTCGCTGACATGCTTACCGTAGTCGGCATCGACCGTGTTCTCACGGTTGATCTGCATGCTGACCAGATTCAGGGTTTCTTCGATATTCCGGTAGATAACATCTACGGCTCCCCGGTTCTGGTGGATGACATCGAAGATCAGCGCTTCGAGAACCTGATGATCGTGTCTCCGGACATTGGTGGCGTCGTGCGTGCACGTGCCGTTGCCAAGTCTCTGGGCGTGGATCTCGGGATCATCGACAAACGCCGTGAGAAAGCCAATCACTCTGAAGTGATGCATATCATCGGTGATGTCGAAGGGCGTACCTGCATTCTGGTCGATGACATGGTCGATACCGCAGGCACTCTGTGCCACGCGGCCAAGGCCCTGAAAGAGCATGGCGCAGCCAAGGTCTTTGCCTACTGCACACACCCTGTGCTGTCGGGTCGGGCCATCGAGAATATCGAAAATTCCGTGCTGGACGAGCTGGTGGTCACTAACACCATCCCGCTGTCCGCTGCAGCACAAGCCTGTGCACGTATCCGTCAACTGGATATCGCACCGGTTGTTGCCGAAGCGGTTCGCCGCATCAGCAATGAAGAATCGATCAGCGCGATGTTCCGTTAA
- a CDS encoding 50S ribosomal protein L25/general stress protein Ctc, translating to MNDFTLNAEARSDLGKGASRRLRRLAALVPAVVYGGDKAPESISMLAKEVAKLLENEAAYSHVIELNVGGTKQNVIIKALQRHPAKGHVMHADFVRVVAGQKLTAIVPVHFINEAAPVKKGGEISHVVAEIEVSCLPKDLPEFIEVDLADAEIGSIIHLSNIKAPKGVEFVALAHGDDKAVANVHAPRVAPEATEGAAE from the coding sequence ATGAACGATTTTACTCTGAATGCTGAAGCGCGTTCCGACCTGGGGAAAGGTGCGAGCCGCCGCCTGCGTCGTCTCGCCGCCCTGGTTCCAGCTGTTGTTTACGGTGGCGACAAAGCCCCTGAATCCATCAGCATGCTGGCCAAAGAAGTTGCCAAACTGCTCGAAAACGAAGCTGCCTACAGCCACGTTATCGAACTGAACGTTGGTGGCACCAAGCAAAACGTGATCATCAAAGCTCTGCAACGTCACCCGGCCAAAGGCCACGTGATGCACGCTGACTTCGTACGCGTTGTAGCTGGCCAGAAACTGACCGCTATCGTTCCTGTGCACTTCATCAACGAAGCTGCTCCAGTGAAGAAAGGCGGCGAAATCTCGCACGTTGTTGCCGAGATCGAAGTTTCCTGCCTGCCGAAAGATCTGCCTGAGTTCATCGAAGTCGACCTGGCTGACGCTGAAATCGGTTCGATCATTCACCTGTCGAACATCAAAGCCCCTAAAGGCGTTGAGTTCGTTGCTCTGGCACACGGTGATGACAAGGCTGTTGCCAACGTCCACGCTCCACGTGTTGCTCCAGAAGCTACCGAAGGCGCAGCAGAGTAA
- the ychF gene encoding redox-regulated ATPase YchF — translation MGFNCGIVGLPNVGKSTLFNALTKSGIAAENFPFCTIEPNSGIVPMPDPRLDALAAIVNPKRILPTTMEFVDIAGLVAGASKGEGLGNKFLANIRETDAIAHVVRCFEDENVIHVSNSVDPKRDIEIIDLELIFADLDSCEKQLQKVARNAKGGDKDAVVQKGLLEQLIAHFTEGKPARSLMKNMSTDEKAVIKGFHLLTTKPVMYIANVAEDGFENNPHLDVVKAIAEEEGAMVVPVCNKIEAEIAELDDGEEKDMFLEALGLEEPGLNRVIRAGYEMLHLQTYFTAGVEEVRAWTVRVGATAPQAAGVIHTDFEKGFIRAEVIAYNDFIQYKGEAGTKEAGKWRLEGKDYIVKDGDVMHFRFNV, via the coding sequence ATGGGATTCAATTGCGGCATCGTCGGCCTGCCTAACGTCGGCAAGTCCACCCTGTTCAACGCCCTGACCAAATCCGGGATCGCGGCCGAGAACTTCCCCTTCTGCACTATCGAGCCGAACAGTGGCATCGTGCCGATGCCGGATCCGCGTCTGGACGCCCTGGCGGCCATCGTCAATCCGAAGCGCATCCTGCCGACCACCATGGAATTCGTCGACATCGCAGGCCTCGTTGCCGGCGCCTCGAAAGGTGAAGGTCTGGGCAACAAATTCCTGGCCAACATCCGCGAAACCGACGCGATCGCTCACGTCGTGCGCTGCTTCGAAGACGAAAACGTGATCCACGTTTCCAACAGCGTCGACCCGAAGCGCGACATCGAAATCATCGACCTGGAACTGATCTTCGCCGACCTCGACAGCTGCGAGAAGCAACTGCAGAAAGTCGCGCGTAACGCCAAGGGTGGTGACAAGGACGCCGTCGTTCAGAAAGGCCTGCTGGAGCAACTGATCGCTCACTTCACCGAAGGCAAGCCAGCGCGCAGCCTGATGAAGAACATGAGCACCGACGAAAAAGCGGTGATCAAGGGCTTCCACCTGCTGACCACCAAACCGGTCATGTACATCGCCAACGTCGCTGAAGACGGTTTCGAGAACAACCCGCACCTGGACGTGGTCAAGGCCATCGCCGAAGAAGAAGGCGCCATGGTTGTTCCGGTCTGCAACAAGATCGAAGCGGAAATCGCCGAGCTGGATGACGGCGAAGAAAAAGACATGTTCCTCGAGGCCCTGGGCCTGGAAGAGCCTGGCCTGAACCGCGTGATCCGCGCCGGCTACGAAATGCTGCACCTGCAGACCTACTTCACCGCCGGTGTCGAAGAAGTCCGCGCCTGGACCGTCCGCGTCGGTGCCACCGCACCACAAGCCGCTGGCGTGATCCACACCGACTTCGAGAAAGGCTTCATCCGCGCCGAAGTGATCGCCTACAACGACTTCATCCAGTACAAGGGCGAAGCAGGCACCAAGGAAGCCGGTAAATGGCGTCTGGAAGGCAAGGATTACATCGTCAAAGACGGCGACGTGATGCACTTCCGCTTCAACGTGTAA